TTTTCCATGAGGTAAATACTAACGCTACCGTGGAATGATTGCAAATGAATTGCCCTCAGCAAAATGAAGTAGTCTCATCATTGAACTTTATTGTCATTGAAACTGAAATTAGCAAGCaagattttaattatttgaattatGACAACAGTGGGTATCCCGAACCGATTCTGAATATGATTGGTTGAACCTGCTTTGTGGCTAGAAAAATCTCCCAAGCATATGGCAacgtttaaaaaagaaatctcAATATGATTCGCACGGATCATATCTTTGGTAGGAATCTGATCTTGATTCAACTTTCGGTTTTTGAATCATCAATTATCCTTGTTCAGTATAAACTATAGAGAACAAATATGTCGCATACATGAAAGGCTGCTTACAATTTATTAGCatatataaacacatttaaTCATTTATGTAGAATGATATATTAGTTTGCCctgtttatacaaaaaaaaagatatgaagaTTAAGAATATTTGAGATAATcgtatttttttctcacaaaacGTATAAACGaagtgtttgttattttatgatACATCATACTATCTGAACCAAAATTAACTTTTACTACTTTAATTTTTACTGCGGTTCATCACCgaaacttacttgtaaatataaatcaagtTCAGACATATAATACGTTTCACATCTCatctttaatttgtatattctATACAATGCACACAAATATCGTAATTCAACTTATAAACTTACCGAATCTTTAAACAGACGTAATCAGAAGGGATAAATATACGATAATGTTGTCAAATCATTACACATAACATTTAAGTAGTACATATTGATTCACTCATAGGGTCACAACGGACATATCTATTGTTTAAATCAGTTTTTGACATGATATGGATTAGGTTTCTCTCGTATTAAAtataatggtatgatactaaacccatTTCAGcttgatttttatatgatgaaaaCATAACAATTCGATCAGTTTGAAAGAGAGGATTGGGGATGGCATGACAATAATTGCAAATATTCCTTCGTTaattaatgttaaaatttatcaaaggtaccaggattataatttcatacgccagacgtcATTGTCATAGTGCTTAGTTTCTTTGATGACctattttataattgaacacGACTTTCTTTTCAACTGAAATCTCTTTCGGTTCCTTCGCACCTCTTTGACTAATTCCATTCTACGTATTgcggtatgtttttttctcaatgctAGGGCTTTACAAtcgtttttattgtttaatcaaCTCTATTTGAACTTATGTGGATAGTGTTCTATTTGGCGATCATACCATCTCATTATTTTACTACAGTATACAATTTAGATTGAATAATAGCCGTCTGtcgtattaaatcataatctttGATAATTGTTTGCCCTTCACTTCTGATGACTTCTTTTACAGTTACCaccttttatatacattttcaatatGTTATAGTTCTAGACATGCCGGGAAATGTTTACCTCTGTACTTAAAGCAAATTAACCATCAATCTATCGAATTTGTTTTCCAGAAAGTAACAAAATAACACACAAAGTGTTTAAACGAAATATTTTAATGACTTCTTCAACAGCCTTGCCACTTGCATCTACCGTATCCATCTCTGCTACAAAGACTGTGATAGGAGCAGCCTGGAGGTGTATTTCTACATTGGTTTCTGGTTTGTGGGCCTGTTGGTGGAGGATCAAACGCATATGGCATctgaaagtaaaattataagaaaaatataacctggaagaaaattgtgttttataccactgtcccaggttaggtggagggttgggatcccgctaacatgtttaacccgccacattatttatgtctgtgcctgtcccaagtcaggagcctgtaattcagtagttgtcgtttgtttatgtgttacatatttgtttttcgttcatttttctacataaataaggtcgttagttttctcgtttgaattgttttacattgtcttatcggggccttttaaatctgactatgcggtatgaactttgctcattgttgaaggccgtatggtgacctatagttgataatgtctgtgtcattttgtttttttgtagatagttgtctcattaggaatcataccacatcttcttttttatattttccaaattatCAATAAGCTTAAAAGTAACCCAGCATAACAAAATTGTTTAGCAAATCTTCATgtctgtgtttttttataacaatcaataaatttgcattataataaattaattaaactCATGTTGATCATAGATAAGTTATGTTTTAAGTAACGGGCTCTTTGAACAAcgtttaaaattgatttgtgtttgcttaactttaattttcaaaacatttcacTAATTAAGAGTACACTTTcaagtacttttaaaataacacaACACATCTATATCTTACAATACATTccaaataatttataaacaatattaacaaaGTTCATTACTAAAAACATATGTCTTTAGCAGTGTCTTCTCCACTGTGTCTATGACAATTGTGGTCGCTTAAACAATAACAGAATCATACCTCACATCCacaattatctttatattttccAGCCAAACCTTGTAACAAGACCTGACTTGCTTTCTTGGCTTCAACCTGGAGTCCACACAAGTTATGGCTCATTTTACCATCATACAGAGAAACTGTTatgtgaaaaaatacaaatgaactAAATGTTCAAAGAATATGATAAGgatacattgaattaaaacaattatactGAATATTCCTacaatatgtttattttgatgATAATATGTAATTGTTCAAACAAATCAATGACAATACATTTTAGTGTTTGGTacaggtaaaattgagaaaggaaatggagaatgtgtcaaagcgttAACAGTAAAATTAAGAGGCAGTTGGTGTTTTGAATTAACAATAATGTATTAACTTAAATTATGTTAATATTTCGTGTAGCTAAATGAAATATACAgcaagttatttatttttccttCTTCTGCAACGTTGTTTGCCaatgaaaatgtttgaaaaattaataatgcAATTAATGCTTCAATCTGTAATGACGAACACACTTTTACCTGACAAAATATAACTTGATCCTACAGTGAGAACCACAGGACCACATGCTGCACTTGATTTCGGTGTCTCCAGGGTCTTTTTATCAGACAACTTATCGTATTCCATCTTACCCTGTccaacatgtataaaataaatcacaaatttattaaaatcattacagcGCTTATATTCTATAACATATTTTACATGTCtctaaaacaataattatagaCAATTACTTGAAGTTATATAACCCAAACCGAAACAACATTTCTAAAGAAGTCCAATGAAACATTAACATGCAAAAGGACAACAAGATTGATtgatggttgcttaacgtccagtggcaaatatttcatgcatattcaggacgagaacaagttcacaataaatactataggtaggtcttgaaaaaaataaaagccatctgggatgatggtcggggaaatttcgaccaaacggacgccccacttcggcaagcggtttactgccggtcggaagaaAACCAAGTGACCATACTtatattccccagtcacccttgggggatAGTACAAAAAGCATGTAGAATATACTAAGATAATTCCGATAGCAAAACCAGCAGTTTAATAgtgcattaatttttttttatcaaacataaTTGGGGGGTGGAAAAATTTAAacgtatataataaaaattattttaacagtAAAAGGCTCATATGGTATGGACAGTTtaaataatgtacaaaaaacaGTATAAATCAAACCTTTCTGTCCCCAttataagaaacaaaaaagcacaatataaataatatacaataatCTCTCTGATCTAAAACTTTGCATGAATGTCCAATTTAGACGAGCACTTGCAATCCGTTTAAATCATGACCCACCCACGAACTTAGTATTTGACAAaccttttagaaattttggtagtcaatgctcttaaacttcatactttatttggcatttttgactttttttggattcgatcATGACTGATGagtcatttgtagacgaaacgcacgtctgccgtaaatatgaaatttagtCCTGctatctatgattagtttaaTTCACATTAGGCGCATTTGATGATAACAATAATTGTCAATacttacaaaataaaactttgtcaCTGATATTTTATAGTTGGTGTTAAATCTATCTGATGAGGACGATTCAATTTTAGCCACAACAACTGTAAATGGAGCaacatacaattatttttttaaattttttatagaTCGCTGAATTCCGAAGTTTTTCATGCTCAACATTTTCAAtagtaaaaatatcaatactttaaaacaattttaattgttCGAAAGATcatatttcaatcattatttagCTTTTGTGGAATTCCATTAGTGGAAACCAAATAAAATGAGTTGTTTGTTGACAAGATGTAATATTGTGACATGTAGTATACTTTTATGAAGGATGTTCATATCCaaaatatcgattttttttgtaatgtttccgACTTTCCTACTGTTTACATCTTTTCCTTAATTCCTTCTTTTTATCCCATTTGGTGTTAACactattttgtattaaattattaataatacAAGTATAATAATAAACACATTCACAATTGTCCGATTTCAAATATCTCAATCTATTTGTAATGTTTCCGACTTCCTAACAGTTTTCCTCTTTACCCCAGATTCTACTTTATAACCCCACACCTTCTTATATCCCACACCGTTCTTTTTGTAcgactaaataaaaataataaaataatatttaacctatcaggaaaaaaaagaagaaaaaaaagcttTTCTTACATCTTCaaacatacaagttttaaagGTGAACTTGTTTCGATTATCTTTTTGGCTAATGtcttgttaaaataaagtgatATAATCTCGACAATGTACTCTACTTACCCTTGTTATATggttataaaattaattattttcttaaatatttgtattatttttcaacCATTCCTATAACATGTTACAATTTTACGAAACACATGAAACTCCTCTTGtcattgacaaaaaaaaggTCTTACCCAATTTAGAGTCGCAAATGACTTGTTGTGTATACTGTGCAGGACATCCACATTGTTCGGAaactgaaaataacaaaattaacaaaaaacatgaCTGTATCATCCCGTTTCTCATTTTGAACGTATTGAAGCTGACTGTCTGACAAACACTAAAATTTTATCTACAATTtcgtatatataattatatatattaacccCTGAAGCAATACACAGGTAAATTAAAATCCAGCTGGTCTCAAATAAACAATGTTTGTTTCTTCTAAAACATAATGATCTGTTGGCATGGTTGGGTGCCGCTAGATACTACCCAGAGGTGGAACCCTGAACAATAattgacacaacattcaagcttgatacagctttCAATATGGATtgtgattatatatatatttgacacaGCTTGATTTCTAGCACAGATTGAATGTGGACtaagaattttaaaactggTTATTTCCCTCataagatgtacatgtaatatggtataatatccaaaatataaatatatggtgAGATTCAGCGTATCAAAGAATCAGGATAATTGAacttttaatgaaaactaactaACAAGCATTTTACCTAGACACCTTTGAACTAATTCT
The nucleotide sequence above comes from Mytilus trossulus isolate FHL-02 chromosome 5, PNRI_Mtr1.1.1.hap1, whole genome shotgun sequence. Encoded proteins:
- the LOC134719627 gene encoding uncharacterized protein LOC134719627 translates to MRNGMIQSCFLLILLFSVSEQCGCPAQYTQQVICDSKLVVVAKIESSSSDRFNTNYKISVTKFYFGKMEYDKLSDKKTLETPKSSAACGPVVLTVGSSYILSVSLYDGKMSHNLCGLQVEAKKASQVLLQGLAGKYKDNCGCEMPYAFDPPPTGPQTRNQCRNTPPGCSYHSLCSRDGYGRCKWQGC